A stretch of the Lagenorhynchus albirostris chromosome 21, mLagAlb1.1, whole genome shotgun sequence genome encodes the following:
- the PLAT gene encoding tissue-type plasminogen activator isoform X1, producing MNAVKREIFCVLLLCGAVFSSPSQEIHRRLRRGARSHRGGEMHHLSVVMLMWIKNSVTCRDEKTQMTYLQHESWLRPLLRGNRVEHCWCNGGRAQCHSVPVNSCSKPRCFNRGTCWQALYSSEFVCQCPEGFIGKRCEIDASATCYQDQGITYRGTWSTAESGAECVNWNSSSLAMKPYSGRRPDAIRLGLGNHNYCRNPDQDLKPWCYTFKAGKYISEFCSTPACGKEKDGDCYQGKGLAYRGTHSLTTSGASCLPWSSMILMGKINTAWKSNAQALGLGKHNHCRNPDGDAQPWCHVLKDGQLTWEYCDAPQCVTCGRRQYKQPQLRIKGGLFADITSHPWQAAIFVRNRRSPGERFLCGGVLISSCWVLSAAHCFQERYPPNHLKVVLGRTYRLVPGKEEQTFEVEKYIVHKEFDDDTYNNDIALLQLKSDSLTCALESNAVRTVCLPDAGLQLPDWTECELSGYGKHEASSPFYSERLKEAHVRLYPSSRCTSQYLFNRAVTNNMLCAGDTRSGGDQANLHDACQGDSGGPLVCMKDDHMILVGIISWGLGCGQKGVPGVYTKVTNYLDWVRDNTRP from the exons ATGAACGCAGTGAAGAGAGAGATCTTCTGTGTGCTGCTGCTCTGTGGAGCTGTCTTCAGTTCACCCAGCCAG GAAATCCACAGGCGACTCAGGAGAGGAGCCAGATCGCACAGAGGTGGAG AAATGCATCATCTCAGTGTGGTAATGCTAATGTGGATCAAAAATTCTG TGACCTGCAGAGACGAGAAAACACAGATGACGTACCTGCAACATGAGTCCTGGCTGCGGCCCCTGCTCAGGGGCAACAGGGTGGAGCACTGCTGGTGCAACGGTGGCCGGGCCCAGTGCCACTCGGTGCCCGTCAACA GTTGCAGCAAACCTCGGTGCTTCAATAGGGGGACATGTTGGCAGGCCCTCTATTCCTCAGAGTTTGTCTGCCAGTGCCCTGAAGGGTTCATTGGGAAACGCTGTGAAATAG ATGCCAGTGCCACATGCTACCAGGACCAGGGCATCACCTACAGGGGCACGTGGAGCACAGCGGAGAGCGGGGCCGAGTGCGTCAACTGGAACAGCAGCAGCCTGGCCATGAAGCCCTACAGTGGGCGCAGGCCTGATGCCATCAGGCTGGGCCTCGGGAATCACAACTACTGCAG AAACCCAGACCAAGACTTAAAGCCCTGGTGCTACACCTTCAAGGCAGGGAAGTACATCTCCGAGTTCTGCAGCACGCCAGCCTGCGGCAAGG AAAAAGATGGGGACTGCTACCAGGGGAAAGGGCTGGCGTACCGCGGCACCCACAGCCTCACCACGTCTGGGGCCTCCTGCCTCCCGTGGAGTTCCATGATCCTGATGGGCAAGATTAACACCGCCTGGAAGAGCAACGCGCAGGCCCTGGGCCTGGGCAAGCACAATCACTGCCG GAACCCAGATGGGGACGCCCAGCCTTGGTGCCACGTGCTGAAGGATGGCCAGCTGACGTGGGAGTATTGCGACGCGCCCCAGTGTG tcACCTGTGGCCGGAGACAGTACAAGCAGCCCCAGCTCCGCATCAAAGGAGGCCTCTTCGCGGACATCACCTCCCACCCGTGGCAGGCCGCCATCTTCGTCAGGAACAGGAGGTCCCCAGGAGAGCGGTTTCTGTGTGGGGGGGTCCTGATCAGCTCCTGTTGGGTGCTGTCGGCCGCCCACTGCTTCCAGGAGAG GTATCCTCCCAACCATCTCAAGGTGGTCCTGGGCAGGACGTACCGGCTGGTCCCTGGAAAGGAGGAGCAGACGTTTGAAGTAGAAAAATACATCGTCCATAAGGAATTCGATGATGACACTTACAACAATGACATAG CGCTGCTGCAGCTGAAATCGGACTCACTGACCTGCGCCCTGGAGAGCAACGCCGTCCGCACCGTCTGCCTCCCAGACGCCGGCCTGCAGCTGCCGGACTGGACAGAGTGCGAGCTGTCTGGCTACGGGAAGCACGAGGCCT CTTCTCCATTCTATTCCGAGCGCCTGAAGGAGGCCCATGTCAGGCTGTACCCATCCAGCCGCTGCACTTCCCAGTATTTGTTTAACAGGGCTGTCACCAACAACATGCTGTGTGCCGGAGACACACGAAGCGGTGGGGACCAAGCAAACCTGCATGACGCCTGCCAG GGTGACTCGGGCGGCCCCCTGGTGTGTATGAAGGACGACCACATGATCCTGGTCGGCATCATCAGCTGGGGCCTCGGCTGTGGCCAGAAGGGCGTTCCGGGCGTGTACACCAAGGTTACTAATTACCTGGACTGGGTTCGGGACAACACACGACCATGA
- the PLAT gene encoding tissue-type plasminogen activator isoform X2 — MNAVKREIFCVLLLCGAVFSSPSQEIHRRLRRGARSHRGGVTCRDEKTQMTYLQHESWLRPLLRGNRVEHCWCNGGRAQCHSVPVNSCSKPRCFNRGTCWQALYSSEFVCQCPEGFIGKRCEIDASATCYQDQGITYRGTWSTAESGAECVNWNSSSLAMKPYSGRRPDAIRLGLGNHNYCRNPDQDLKPWCYTFKAGKYISEFCSTPACGKEKDGDCYQGKGLAYRGTHSLTTSGASCLPWSSMILMGKINTAWKSNAQALGLGKHNHCRNPDGDAQPWCHVLKDGQLTWEYCDAPQCVTCGRRQYKQPQLRIKGGLFADITSHPWQAAIFVRNRRSPGERFLCGGVLISSCWVLSAAHCFQERYPPNHLKVVLGRTYRLVPGKEEQTFEVEKYIVHKEFDDDTYNNDIALLQLKSDSLTCALESNAVRTVCLPDAGLQLPDWTECELSGYGKHEASSPFYSERLKEAHVRLYPSSRCTSQYLFNRAVTNNMLCAGDTRSGGDQANLHDACQGDSGGPLVCMKDDHMILVGIISWGLGCGQKGVPGVYTKVTNYLDWVRDNTRP, encoded by the exons ATGAACGCAGTGAAGAGAGAGATCTTCTGTGTGCTGCTGCTCTGTGGAGCTGTCTTCAGTTCACCCAGCCAG GAAATCCACAGGCGACTCAGGAGAGGAGCCAGATCGCACAGAGGTGGAG TGACCTGCAGAGACGAGAAAACACAGATGACGTACCTGCAACATGAGTCCTGGCTGCGGCCCCTGCTCAGGGGCAACAGGGTGGAGCACTGCTGGTGCAACGGTGGCCGGGCCCAGTGCCACTCGGTGCCCGTCAACA GTTGCAGCAAACCTCGGTGCTTCAATAGGGGGACATGTTGGCAGGCCCTCTATTCCTCAGAGTTTGTCTGCCAGTGCCCTGAAGGGTTCATTGGGAAACGCTGTGAAATAG ATGCCAGTGCCACATGCTACCAGGACCAGGGCATCACCTACAGGGGCACGTGGAGCACAGCGGAGAGCGGGGCCGAGTGCGTCAACTGGAACAGCAGCAGCCTGGCCATGAAGCCCTACAGTGGGCGCAGGCCTGATGCCATCAGGCTGGGCCTCGGGAATCACAACTACTGCAG AAACCCAGACCAAGACTTAAAGCCCTGGTGCTACACCTTCAAGGCAGGGAAGTACATCTCCGAGTTCTGCAGCACGCCAGCCTGCGGCAAGG AAAAAGATGGGGACTGCTACCAGGGGAAAGGGCTGGCGTACCGCGGCACCCACAGCCTCACCACGTCTGGGGCCTCCTGCCTCCCGTGGAGTTCCATGATCCTGATGGGCAAGATTAACACCGCCTGGAAGAGCAACGCGCAGGCCCTGGGCCTGGGCAAGCACAATCACTGCCG GAACCCAGATGGGGACGCCCAGCCTTGGTGCCACGTGCTGAAGGATGGCCAGCTGACGTGGGAGTATTGCGACGCGCCCCAGTGTG tcACCTGTGGCCGGAGACAGTACAAGCAGCCCCAGCTCCGCATCAAAGGAGGCCTCTTCGCGGACATCACCTCCCACCCGTGGCAGGCCGCCATCTTCGTCAGGAACAGGAGGTCCCCAGGAGAGCGGTTTCTGTGTGGGGGGGTCCTGATCAGCTCCTGTTGGGTGCTGTCGGCCGCCCACTGCTTCCAGGAGAG GTATCCTCCCAACCATCTCAAGGTGGTCCTGGGCAGGACGTACCGGCTGGTCCCTGGAAAGGAGGAGCAGACGTTTGAAGTAGAAAAATACATCGTCCATAAGGAATTCGATGATGACACTTACAACAATGACATAG CGCTGCTGCAGCTGAAATCGGACTCACTGACCTGCGCCCTGGAGAGCAACGCCGTCCGCACCGTCTGCCTCCCAGACGCCGGCCTGCAGCTGCCGGACTGGACAGAGTGCGAGCTGTCTGGCTACGGGAAGCACGAGGCCT CTTCTCCATTCTATTCCGAGCGCCTGAAGGAGGCCCATGTCAGGCTGTACCCATCCAGCCGCTGCACTTCCCAGTATTTGTTTAACAGGGCTGTCACCAACAACATGCTGTGTGCCGGAGACACACGAAGCGGTGGGGACCAAGCAAACCTGCATGACGCCTGCCAG GGTGACTCGGGCGGCCCCCTGGTGTGTATGAAGGACGACCACATGATCCTGGTCGGCATCATCAGCTGGGGCCTCGGCTGTGGCCAGAAGGGCGTTCCGGGCGTGTACACCAAGGTTACTAATTACCTGGACTGGGTTCGGGACAACACACGACCATGA
- the PLAT gene encoding tissue-type plasminogen activator isoform X3, which yields MHHLSVVMLMWIKNSVTCRDEKTQMTYLQHESWLRPLLRGNRVEHCWCNGGRAQCHSVPVNSCSKPRCFNRGTCWQALYSSEFVCQCPEGFIGKRCEIDASATCYQDQGITYRGTWSTAESGAECVNWNSSSLAMKPYSGRRPDAIRLGLGNHNYCRNPDQDLKPWCYTFKAGKYISEFCSTPACGKEKDGDCYQGKGLAYRGTHSLTTSGASCLPWSSMILMGKINTAWKSNAQALGLGKHNHCRNPDGDAQPWCHVLKDGQLTWEYCDAPQCVTCGRRQYKQPQLRIKGGLFADITSHPWQAAIFVRNRRSPGERFLCGGVLISSCWVLSAAHCFQERYPPNHLKVVLGRTYRLVPGKEEQTFEVEKYIVHKEFDDDTYNNDIALLQLKSDSLTCALESNAVRTVCLPDAGLQLPDWTECELSGYGKHEASSPFYSERLKEAHVRLYPSSRCTSQYLFNRAVTNNMLCAGDTRSGGDQANLHDACQGDSGGPLVCMKDDHMILVGIISWGLGCGQKGVPGVYTKVTNYLDWVRDNTRP from the exons ATGCATCATCTCAGTGTGGTAATGCTAATGTGGATCAAAAATTCTG TGACCTGCAGAGACGAGAAAACACAGATGACGTACCTGCAACATGAGTCCTGGCTGCGGCCCCTGCTCAGGGGCAACAGGGTGGAGCACTGCTGGTGCAACGGTGGCCGGGCCCAGTGCCACTCGGTGCCCGTCAACA GTTGCAGCAAACCTCGGTGCTTCAATAGGGGGACATGTTGGCAGGCCCTCTATTCCTCAGAGTTTGTCTGCCAGTGCCCTGAAGGGTTCATTGGGAAACGCTGTGAAATAG ATGCCAGTGCCACATGCTACCAGGACCAGGGCATCACCTACAGGGGCACGTGGAGCACAGCGGAGAGCGGGGCCGAGTGCGTCAACTGGAACAGCAGCAGCCTGGCCATGAAGCCCTACAGTGGGCGCAGGCCTGATGCCATCAGGCTGGGCCTCGGGAATCACAACTACTGCAG AAACCCAGACCAAGACTTAAAGCCCTGGTGCTACACCTTCAAGGCAGGGAAGTACATCTCCGAGTTCTGCAGCACGCCAGCCTGCGGCAAGG AAAAAGATGGGGACTGCTACCAGGGGAAAGGGCTGGCGTACCGCGGCACCCACAGCCTCACCACGTCTGGGGCCTCCTGCCTCCCGTGGAGTTCCATGATCCTGATGGGCAAGATTAACACCGCCTGGAAGAGCAACGCGCAGGCCCTGGGCCTGGGCAAGCACAATCACTGCCG GAACCCAGATGGGGACGCCCAGCCTTGGTGCCACGTGCTGAAGGATGGCCAGCTGACGTGGGAGTATTGCGACGCGCCCCAGTGTG tcACCTGTGGCCGGAGACAGTACAAGCAGCCCCAGCTCCGCATCAAAGGAGGCCTCTTCGCGGACATCACCTCCCACCCGTGGCAGGCCGCCATCTTCGTCAGGAACAGGAGGTCCCCAGGAGAGCGGTTTCTGTGTGGGGGGGTCCTGATCAGCTCCTGTTGGGTGCTGTCGGCCGCCCACTGCTTCCAGGAGAG GTATCCTCCCAACCATCTCAAGGTGGTCCTGGGCAGGACGTACCGGCTGGTCCCTGGAAAGGAGGAGCAGACGTTTGAAGTAGAAAAATACATCGTCCATAAGGAATTCGATGATGACACTTACAACAATGACATAG CGCTGCTGCAGCTGAAATCGGACTCACTGACCTGCGCCCTGGAGAGCAACGCCGTCCGCACCGTCTGCCTCCCAGACGCCGGCCTGCAGCTGCCGGACTGGACAGAGTGCGAGCTGTCTGGCTACGGGAAGCACGAGGCCT CTTCTCCATTCTATTCCGAGCGCCTGAAGGAGGCCCATGTCAGGCTGTACCCATCCAGCCGCTGCACTTCCCAGTATTTGTTTAACAGGGCTGTCACCAACAACATGCTGTGTGCCGGAGACACACGAAGCGGTGGGGACCAAGCAAACCTGCATGACGCCTGCCAG GGTGACTCGGGCGGCCCCCTGGTGTGTATGAAGGACGACCACATGATCCTGGTCGGCATCATCAGCTGGGGCCTCGGCTGTGGCCAGAAGGGCGTTCCGGGCGTGTACACCAAGGTTACTAATTACCTGGACTGGGTTCGGGACAACACACGACCATGA
- the PLAT gene encoding tissue-type plasminogen activator isoform X4 yields MTCRDEKTQMTYLQHESWLRPLLRGNRVEHCWCNGGRAQCHSVPVNSCSKPRCFNRGTCWQALYSSEFVCQCPEGFIGKRCEIDASATCYQDQGITYRGTWSTAESGAECVNWNSSSLAMKPYSGRRPDAIRLGLGNHNYCRNPDQDLKPWCYTFKAGKYISEFCSTPACGKEKDGDCYQGKGLAYRGTHSLTTSGASCLPWSSMILMGKINTAWKSNAQALGLGKHNHCRNPDGDAQPWCHVLKDGQLTWEYCDAPQCVTCGRRQYKQPQLRIKGGLFADITSHPWQAAIFVRNRRSPGERFLCGGVLISSCWVLSAAHCFQERYPPNHLKVVLGRTYRLVPGKEEQTFEVEKYIVHKEFDDDTYNNDIALLQLKSDSLTCALESNAVRTVCLPDAGLQLPDWTECELSGYGKHEASSPFYSERLKEAHVRLYPSSRCTSQYLFNRAVTNNMLCAGDTRSGGDQANLHDACQGDSGGPLVCMKDDHMILVGIISWGLGCGQKGVPGVYTKVTNYLDWVRDNTRP; encoded by the exons A TGACCTGCAGAGACGAGAAAACACAGATGACGTACCTGCAACATGAGTCCTGGCTGCGGCCCCTGCTCAGGGGCAACAGGGTGGAGCACTGCTGGTGCAACGGTGGCCGGGCCCAGTGCCACTCGGTGCCCGTCAACA GTTGCAGCAAACCTCGGTGCTTCAATAGGGGGACATGTTGGCAGGCCCTCTATTCCTCAGAGTTTGTCTGCCAGTGCCCTGAAGGGTTCATTGGGAAACGCTGTGAAATAG ATGCCAGTGCCACATGCTACCAGGACCAGGGCATCACCTACAGGGGCACGTGGAGCACAGCGGAGAGCGGGGCCGAGTGCGTCAACTGGAACAGCAGCAGCCTGGCCATGAAGCCCTACAGTGGGCGCAGGCCTGATGCCATCAGGCTGGGCCTCGGGAATCACAACTACTGCAG AAACCCAGACCAAGACTTAAAGCCCTGGTGCTACACCTTCAAGGCAGGGAAGTACATCTCCGAGTTCTGCAGCACGCCAGCCTGCGGCAAGG AAAAAGATGGGGACTGCTACCAGGGGAAAGGGCTGGCGTACCGCGGCACCCACAGCCTCACCACGTCTGGGGCCTCCTGCCTCCCGTGGAGTTCCATGATCCTGATGGGCAAGATTAACACCGCCTGGAAGAGCAACGCGCAGGCCCTGGGCCTGGGCAAGCACAATCACTGCCG GAACCCAGATGGGGACGCCCAGCCTTGGTGCCACGTGCTGAAGGATGGCCAGCTGACGTGGGAGTATTGCGACGCGCCCCAGTGTG tcACCTGTGGCCGGAGACAGTACAAGCAGCCCCAGCTCCGCATCAAAGGAGGCCTCTTCGCGGACATCACCTCCCACCCGTGGCAGGCCGCCATCTTCGTCAGGAACAGGAGGTCCCCAGGAGAGCGGTTTCTGTGTGGGGGGGTCCTGATCAGCTCCTGTTGGGTGCTGTCGGCCGCCCACTGCTTCCAGGAGAG GTATCCTCCCAACCATCTCAAGGTGGTCCTGGGCAGGACGTACCGGCTGGTCCCTGGAAAGGAGGAGCAGACGTTTGAAGTAGAAAAATACATCGTCCATAAGGAATTCGATGATGACACTTACAACAATGACATAG CGCTGCTGCAGCTGAAATCGGACTCACTGACCTGCGCCCTGGAGAGCAACGCCGTCCGCACCGTCTGCCTCCCAGACGCCGGCCTGCAGCTGCCGGACTGGACAGAGTGCGAGCTGTCTGGCTACGGGAAGCACGAGGCCT CTTCTCCATTCTATTCCGAGCGCCTGAAGGAGGCCCATGTCAGGCTGTACCCATCCAGCCGCTGCACTTCCCAGTATTTGTTTAACAGGGCTGTCACCAACAACATGCTGTGTGCCGGAGACACACGAAGCGGTGGGGACCAAGCAAACCTGCATGACGCCTGCCAG GGTGACTCGGGCGGCCCCCTGGTGTGTATGAAGGACGACCACATGATCCTGGTCGGCATCATCAGCTGGGGCCTCGGCTGTGGCCAGAAGGGCGTTCCGGGCGTGTACACCAAGGTTACTAATTACCTGGACTGGGTTCGGGACAACACACGACCATGA
- the PLAT gene encoding tissue-type plasminogen activator isoform X5 has product MTYLQHESWLRPLLRGNRVEHCWCNGGRAQCHSVPVNSCSKPRCFNRGTCWQALYSSEFVCQCPEGFIGKRCEIDASATCYQDQGITYRGTWSTAESGAECVNWNSSSLAMKPYSGRRPDAIRLGLGNHNYCRNPDQDLKPWCYTFKAGKYISEFCSTPACGKEKDGDCYQGKGLAYRGTHSLTTSGASCLPWSSMILMGKINTAWKSNAQALGLGKHNHCRNPDGDAQPWCHVLKDGQLTWEYCDAPQCVTCGRRQYKQPQLRIKGGLFADITSHPWQAAIFVRNRRSPGERFLCGGVLISSCWVLSAAHCFQERYPPNHLKVVLGRTYRLVPGKEEQTFEVEKYIVHKEFDDDTYNNDIALLQLKSDSLTCALESNAVRTVCLPDAGLQLPDWTECELSGYGKHEASSPFYSERLKEAHVRLYPSSRCTSQYLFNRAVTNNMLCAGDTRSGGDQANLHDACQGDSGGPLVCMKDDHMILVGIISWGLGCGQKGVPGVYTKVTNYLDWVRDNTRP; this is encoded by the exons ATGACGTACCTGCAACATGAGTCCTGGCTGCGGCCCCTGCTCAGGGGCAACAGGGTGGAGCACTGCTGGTGCAACGGTGGCCGGGCCCAGTGCCACTCGGTGCCCGTCAACA GTTGCAGCAAACCTCGGTGCTTCAATAGGGGGACATGTTGGCAGGCCCTCTATTCCTCAGAGTTTGTCTGCCAGTGCCCTGAAGGGTTCATTGGGAAACGCTGTGAAATAG ATGCCAGTGCCACATGCTACCAGGACCAGGGCATCACCTACAGGGGCACGTGGAGCACAGCGGAGAGCGGGGCCGAGTGCGTCAACTGGAACAGCAGCAGCCTGGCCATGAAGCCCTACAGTGGGCGCAGGCCTGATGCCATCAGGCTGGGCCTCGGGAATCACAACTACTGCAG AAACCCAGACCAAGACTTAAAGCCCTGGTGCTACACCTTCAAGGCAGGGAAGTACATCTCCGAGTTCTGCAGCACGCCAGCCTGCGGCAAGG AAAAAGATGGGGACTGCTACCAGGGGAAAGGGCTGGCGTACCGCGGCACCCACAGCCTCACCACGTCTGGGGCCTCCTGCCTCCCGTGGAGTTCCATGATCCTGATGGGCAAGATTAACACCGCCTGGAAGAGCAACGCGCAGGCCCTGGGCCTGGGCAAGCACAATCACTGCCG GAACCCAGATGGGGACGCCCAGCCTTGGTGCCACGTGCTGAAGGATGGCCAGCTGACGTGGGAGTATTGCGACGCGCCCCAGTGTG tcACCTGTGGCCGGAGACAGTACAAGCAGCCCCAGCTCCGCATCAAAGGAGGCCTCTTCGCGGACATCACCTCCCACCCGTGGCAGGCCGCCATCTTCGTCAGGAACAGGAGGTCCCCAGGAGAGCGGTTTCTGTGTGGGGGGGTCCTGATCAGCTCCTGTTGGGTGCTGTCGGCCGCCCACTGCTTCCAGGAGAG GTATCCTCCCAACCATCTCAAGGTGGTCCTGGGCAGGACGTACCGGCTGGTCCCTGGAAAGGAGGAGCAGACGTTTGAAGTAGAAAAATACATCGTCCATAAGGAATTCGATGATGACACTTACAACAATGACATAG CGCTGCTGCAGCTGAAATCGGACTCACTGACCTGCGCCCTGGAGAGCAACGCCGTCCGCACCGTCTGCCTCCCAGACGCCGGCCTGCAGCTGCCGGACTGGACAGAGTGCGAGCTGTCTGGCTACGGGAAGCACGAGGCCT CTTCTCCATTCTATTCCGAGCGCCTGAAGGAGGCCCATGTCAGGCTGTACCCATCCAGCCGCTGCACTTCCCAGTATTTGTTTAACAGGGCTGTCACCAACAACATGCTGTGTGCCGGAGACACACGAAGCGGTGGGGACCAAGCAAACCTGCATGACGCCTGCCAG GGTGACTCGGGCGGCCCCCTGGTGTGTATGAAGGACGACCACATGATCCTGGTCGGCATCATCAGCTGGGGCCTCGGCTGTGGCCAGAAGGGCGTTCCGGGCGTGTACACCAAGGTTACTAATTACCTGGACTGGGTTCGGGACAACACACGACCATGA